In one window of Azotobacter salinestris DNA:
- the relA gene encoding GTP diphosphokinase, whose protein sequence is MVQVRAQQPVNTDGSINLEAWLDHVLKMDPALEREALKTACEYAREAERQARPDAGTPAAGTSTFLVGLEIAEILADLKLDQDSLVAAVLYRGVRQKQIALDEVQRRFGQVVAKLIEGVLRMAAISDSLNPRESLVLDAQTQVENLRKMLVAMVDDVRVALIKLAERTCAIRAVKHASEERRQRVAREVSAIYAPLAHRLGIGHIKWELEDLSFRYLEPEQYKQIAKLLHERRLDREQFIAKVVQELKEALASAGINADINGRAKHIYSIWRKMQKKGLQFSQIYDVRAVRVLVPEVRDCYTALGIVHSLWRHIPREFDDYIANPKENGYRSLHTAVIGPDGKTLEVQIRTHAMHEEAELGVCAHWRYKGTDLKSTSSHYEEKIAWLRQVLEWHEELGDIGGLAEQLQVDIEPDRVYVFTPDGHAIDLPKGATPLDFAYRVHTEIGHNCRGAKIDGRIVPLNYTLQTGEQVEIITGKNGSPSRDWLNSNLGYVTTSRARAKIVHWFKLQARDQNVAAGKTLLERELARLDLVPVDYDRLAEKSNLKTAEDLFAALGAGDLRLAHVVGLAQQLVEPERSTGQLELIPRKAGILHKPGRRDDIQIQGVGNLLTQMAGCCQPLPGDPIVGYITQGRGVTIHRQDCANALQLASREPERIIQVSWGPVPVQTYPVDIFIRAYDRSGLLRDVSQVLLNERINVLAANTLSNKEDSTAQMVLTIEIPGLDALGRLLARIAQLPNVIEARRHRAAP, encoded by the coding sequence ATGGTACAGGTGAGAGCGCAGCAGCCGGTCAACACCGACGGCAGCATCAATCTTGAGGCCTGGCTGGATCATGTCCTGAAGATGGACCCGGCCCTGGAGCGCGAGGCCCTGAAGACGGCCTGCGAGTACGCCCGCGAGGCCGAGCGGCAGGCCCGGCCGGACGCGGGGACTCCCGCTGCGGGCACGTCCACGTTCCTGGTCGGGCTGGAGATCGCGGAAATCCTCGCCGATCTCAAGCTGGATCAGGATTCCCTGGTCGCCGCCGTGCTCTATCGCGGCGTGCGCCAGAAGCAGATCGCCCTGGACGAGGTGCAGCGGCGCTTCGGCCAGGTGGTCGCCAAGCTGATCGAGGGCGTGCTGCGCATGGCGGCGATCAGCGACAGCCTCAATCCGCGCGAATCCCTGGTGCTGGATGCCCAGACCCAGGTGGAGAACCTGCGCAAGATGCTGGTGGCGATGGTCGACGACGTGCGCGTCGCGCTGATCAAGCTGGCCGAGCGCACCTGCGCGATCCGCGCCGTGAAGCACGCCAGCGAGGAGCGCCGCCAGCGCGTCGCCCGCGAGGTGTCCGCCATCTATGCGCCGCTGGCCCATCGCCTCGGCATCGGTCATATCAAGTGGGAGCTGGAGGACCTGTCCTTCCGCTACCTCGAGCCCGAGCAGTACAAGCAGATCGCCAAGCTGCTCCACGAGCGCCGGCTCGATCGCGAGCAGTTCATCGCCAAGGTCGTCCAGGAGCTCAAGGAGGCGCTGGCCAGCGCCGGCATCAATGCCGACATCAACGGCCGGGCCAAGCATATCTATTCGATCTGGCGCAAGATGCAGAAGAAGGGCCTGCAATTCAGTCAGATCTACGACGTTCGCGCCGTGCGCGTGCTGGTGCCGGAGGTGCGCGACTGCTATACCGCCCTCGGCATCGTCCACTCGCTGTGGCGGCATATCCCCAGGGAGTTCGACGACTACATCGCCAACCCCAAGGAGAACGGCTACCGCTCGCTGCACACCGCGGTGATCGGTCCGGACGGCAAGACCCTGGAGGTGCAGATCCGCACCCACGCGATGCACGAGGAGGCCGAGCTGGGCGTCTGCGCGCACTGGCGCTACAAGGGCACCGATCTCAAGTCCACCTCCAGCCATTACGAGGAGAAGATCGCCTGGCTGCGCCAGGTGCTCGAGTGGCACGAGGAGCTGGGCGACATCGGCGGTCTGGCCGAGCAGCTGCAGGTCGACATCGAGCCCGACCGGGTCTACGTGTTCACTCCGGACGGCCACGCTATCGACCTGCCCAAGGGTGCGACGCCGCTGGACTTCGCCTACCGGGTGCACACCGAGATCGGCCACAACTGCCGCGGCGCCAAGATCGACGGACGCATCGTGCCGCTCAACTACACCCTGCAGACCGGCGAGCAGGTGGAGATCATCACCGGCAAGAACGGCTCGCCGAGCCGCGACTGGCTGAACTCCAACCTCGGCTACGTGACCACCTCGCGGGCCCGGGCGAAAATCGTCCACTGGTTCAAGCTGCAGGCGCGCGATCAGAACGTCGCCGCCGGCAAGACGCTGCTCGAGCGCGAGCTCGCCCGGCTCGATCTGGTGCCGGTGGATTACGACCGACTGGCGGAAAAGAGCAACCTGAAGACCGCCGAGGACCTGTTCGCCGCCCTCGGCGCCGGCGACCTGCGGCTGGCCCATGTGGTGGGGCTGGCCCAGCAACTGGTCGAGCCGGAGCGCAGCACCGGGCAGCTCGAGCTGATCCCGCGCAAGGCCGGCATCCTGCACAAGCCGGGCAGGCGCGACGACATCCAGATCCAGGGGGTGGGCAACCTGCTGACACAGATGGCCGGCTGCTGCCAGCCGCTGCCGGGCGACCCCATCGTCGGCTACATCACCCAGGGCCGCGGGGTCACCATCCACCGCCAGGACTGCGCCAACGCCCTGCAGCTGGCCAGCCGCGAGCCGGAGCGGATAATCCAGGTCAGTTGGGGGCCGGTGCCGGTGCAGACCTACCCGGTGGACATCTTCATCCGCGCCTACGACCGTTCCGGCCTGCTGCGCGACGTGTCCCAGGTGCTGCTCAACGAGCGCATCAACGTGCTGGCCGCCAACACCCTGTCGAACAAGGAAGACAGCACGGCGCAAATGGTCCTGACCATCGAGATCCCCGGGCTGGACGCCCTCGGCCGGTTGCTGGCGCGCATCGCCCAGCTGCCCAACGTGATCGAGGCGCGCCGCCACCGCGCCGCTCCCTGA
- a CDS encoding sensor histidine kinase — protein MPGRHSLFWRLAALLVMFCLLVISLSVTWGNWIDLQTAYLSREAHQTLQAYAEEAERAAVQGPQAVDEFLEDVQRREPGLVDLVDDSLQPLGSRPLIEGARLTAMRRLDWPMSRRTRERPLIAIPLSGERGYFIIQLPERYRPWRYRMLFKALTHYLAPAGLALLFCIGLYRVLIAPLARLRELANALHADNLGARVDPGGARRRDELGELGRAFDHMAGRLDESLGLQRQLLRDLSHELRTPLSRLQVASEAGLSGAELEERVRREVGVMRTLVDSTLELAWMDTERPQPPLEPVEVGALWEILGEDACFESGWSPERLPCRLPPDCRVQGHLNGLARALENILRNAIRHSPEGGCVCLDGRRAGDHWLLWVEDQGPGVADSDLERIFRPFTRLNAARPGGDGFGLGLAIARRLVDQQGGRLWAENGHPGLRMMLSLKMYSS, from the coding sequence ATGCCGGGCCGCCATTCCCTGTTCTGGCGACTGGCCGCGCTGCTGGTCATGTTCTGCCTGCTGGTGATTTCCCTGAGCGTTACCTGGGGAAACTGGATCGACCTGCAGACCGCCTATCTTTCCCGCGAGGCTCACCAGACGCTGCAGGCCTACGCCGAAGAGGCCGAGCGTGCAGCTGTGCAGGGACCGCAGGCGGTAGACGAATTTCTCGAGGACGTGCAGCGGCGGGAGCCGGGACTGGTCGACCTGGTGGACGACAGCCTGCAACCGCTGGGGAGCAGGCCGCTGATCGAGGGGGCGCGGCTGACCGCCATGCGCCGGCTCGACTGGCCGATGAGCCGGCGCACGCGGGAGCGGCCCCTGATCGCGATTCCGCTGTCCGGGGAGCGTGGCTATTTCATCATCCAGCTGCCCGAACGCTACCGGCCCTGGCGTTACAGGATGCTGTTCAAGGCGCTGACTCACTATCTGGCTCCTGCGGGTCTGGCGCTGCTGTTCTGTATCGGACTCTACCGGGTGCTGATCGCGCCGCTGGCGCGCCTGCGCGAGCTGGCCAATGCCCTGCACGCGGACAACCTGGGGGCGCGCGTGGATCCGGGGGGCGCCCGGCGGCGCGACGAGCTGGGCGAGCTCGGACGCGCCTTCGATCACATGGCCGGGCGCCTGGATGAGTCGTTGGGCCTGCAGCGCCAGCTGCTGCGCGATCTGTCCCACGAGCTGCGCACGCCTCTGAGCCGCCTGCAGGTGGCCAGCGAGGCAGGGCTGAGTGGCGCCGAGCTGGAGGAGCGGGTCCGGCGCGAGGTCGGAGTCATGCGGACCCTGGTCGACAGCACCCTGGAACTGGCCTGGATGGATACCGAGCGGCCGCAGCCGCCGCTGGAGCCGGTGGAGGTCGGCGCCCTGTGGGAGATCCTGGGCGAGGACGCCTGTTTCGAGAGCGGCTGGAGTCCCGAGCGCCTTCCCTGCCGGTTGCCGCCGGATTGCCGGGTGCAGGGACACCTCAATGGCCTGGCCCGGGCGCTGGAGAACATCCTGCGCAATGCAATCCGCCATTCGCCGGAGGGCGGCTGCGTCTGTCTGGATGGTCGACGTGCGGGCGACCACTGGCTGCTGTGGGTCGAGGACCAGGGGCCGGGCGTGGCGGACAGCGATCTGGAGCGCATCTTTCGGCCCTTCACCCGGCTCAACGCCGCCCGGCCGGGGGGCGACGGATTCGGACTGGGATTGGCGATCGCCCGCCGGCTGGTTGATCAGCAGGGGGGGCGGCTATGGGCGGAGAACGGCCACCCGGGATTGCGGATGATGCTGAGCCTGAAAATGTATAGTTCGTAA
- the rlmD gene encoding 23S rRNA (uracil(1939)-C(5))-methyltransferase RlmD — MARRTTGLRFQPSGGARSAPLQVGRKQVLTIERLAHDGRGIAFVDGRTWFVSGALAGEQVEARVLGARNRIVDARAERILGASPLRRDAPCAHAGRCGGCTLQALPHAEQLALKQRTLAEQLARFAELAPEEWAPPLVGPEFGYRRRARIAVRWEAAAGRLEVGFRATASQAIVAIDDCPVLVRPLQAVLRALPALLHGLARPQALGHVELFHGNTSAILVRHTAPLADDDLQRLRVFCREHAAQLWLQGKGDPQADLPEAPLGYRLEPWGLELQYRPGDFVQVNAAVNEAMVAQALEWLSPRSEERVLDLFSGLGNFALPLAQRSREVVAVEGVAAMVERGRENAVRNGLANLHFCQADLSKPLAGASWAAAGFAAVLLDPPRDGALEAVRQLGSLGAERVLYVSCNPATLARDAAELAGQGYRLRRAGILDMFPQTAHVEAMTLFERGSAAR, encoded by the coding sequence GTGGCTAGACGCACTACCGGCCTGCGCTTCCAGCCCAGCGGCGGCGCCCGCTCGGCGCCCCTGCAGGTGGGCAGGAAGCAGGTCCTGACCATCGAGCGCCTGGCTCACGACGGGCGCGGCATCGCCTTCGTCGACGGGCGCACCTGGTTCGTCTCCGGCGCCCTGGCCGGCGAGCAGGTCGAGGCCCGCGTGCTCGGCGCGCGCAACCGCATCGTCGACGCCCGTGCCGAGCGCATCCTGGGCGCCAGCCCGCTGCGCCGCGACGCGCCCTGCGCGCATGCCGGCCGCTGCGGCGGCTGCACCCTGCAGGCATTGCCCCATGCCGAGCAGCTGGCTCTGAAGCAGCGCACCCTCGCCGAGCAGCTGGCGCGCTTCGCCGAGCTCGCGCCGGAGGAGTGGGCGCCGCCGCTGGTCGGCCCGGAGTTCGGCTACCGCCGCCGGGCGCGCATCGCGGTGCGCTGGGAGGCCGCCGCCGGCCGGCTGGAGGTGGGCTTTCGCGCCACGGCCAGCCAGGCGATCGTCGCCATCGACGACTGCCCGGTACTGGTACGGCCATTGCAAGCCGTCCTGCGCGCTCTGCCCGCGCTGTTGCACGGTCTGGCGCGGCCCCAGGCGCTGGGCCATGTCGAGTTGTTCCATGGCAATACAAGCGCCATTCTGGTGCGCCATACTGCGCCCCTTGCGGATGACGACCTGCAGCGCCTGCGCGTCTTCTGCCGGGAGCACGCCGCCCAGCTCTGGCTGCAGGGCAAGGGCGACCCGCAGGCGGACCTGCCGGAGGCCCCGCTGGGCTACCGTCTGGAGCCGTGGGGACTGGAGCTGCAGTACCGGCCCGGCGACTTCGTGCAGGTCAACGCCGCGGTGAACGAGGCGATGGTCGCCCAGGCCCTCGAGTGGCTGTCACCACGGTCGGAAGAGCGGGTGCTCGACCTGTTCAGCGGTCTGGGCAACTTCGCCCTGCCGCTGGCGCAGCGCTCGCGCGAGGTGGTGGCGGTGGAGGGGGTGGCGGCGATGGTCGAGCGGGGCAGGGAAAACGCTGTCCGCAATGGCCTGGCCAACCTGCACTTCTGCCAGGCGGATCTGTCGAAGCCGCTGGCAGGGGCGTCCTGGGCTGCCGCCGGCTTCGCTGCGGTACTGCTCGACCCGCCCCGCGATGGCGCGCTGGAAGCCGTGCGGCAGCTGGGCAGCCTGGGTGCCGAGCGGGTGCTATATGTTTCCTGCAATCCGGCGACCCTGGCGCGGGACGCGGCGGAACTGGCCGGGCAGGGCTACCGGCTGCGGCGTGCCGGCATTCTCGACATGTTTCCGCAGACCGCCCATGTCGAGGCCATGACGTTGTTCGAGAGGGGCTCTGCGGCGCGCTGA